One stretch of Arachis hypogaea cultivar Tifrunner chromosome 20, arahy.Tifrunner.gnm2.J5K5, whole genome shotgun sequence DNA includes these proteins:
- the LOC112783631 gene encoding uncharacterized protein has translation MYPHQQQQQMQHFYPSSNPFLWASEPSIHPPGTDPVPNCSSYISNSTLSVAPSYSYAAPQSTDPQNWIVKQPESVGYDAAVGSSSSMSSSLPLTYDGTWLQQIFTHEEANQTKGSKSMRCEVCKIDCNSKDVYEKHIFGKKHKKNMQIIANPMQANVQSQTSVCSEVKKRKLSNGGAPVDSTKICTICNIVCNSQDVYNKHIAGKKHAAQVALMSNNGIGPYIAAFKSQGIGPWKKAPKKVKVMQPVWCDTCKVTCNSRDMYVSHLAGKKHLKNLEKQSKPEASANAAKLLIGPQEKPNTDKVKSEEKPDTDKPKAKKAKDLDIEAKKLKVVEGGTAADSVRTCTACNVVCNSETVFNAHLIGHKHAAMVKKQNLESNGTTAS, from the exons ATGTATCCacatcagcagcagcagcagatgCAACATTTCTATCCATCTTCAAACCCATTCCTTTGGGCTTCAGAACCTTCTATTCACCCTCCTGGAACCGACCCAGTTCCCAATTGCAGCTCCTATATTTCAAATTCAACCCTTTCCGTTGCTCCTTCTTACTCTTATGCTGCCCCACAATCAACTGATCCTCAGAATTGGATCGTTAAACAACCTGAATCCGTTGGATATGATGCT GCTGttggatcatcatcatcaatgtcTTCAAGTTTGCCTTTGACTTACGACGGCACATGGTTACAGCAAATTTTCACTCATGAGGAGGCTAACCAAACCAAAGGCTCCAAATCAATGAGATGTGAAGTTTGCAAAATCGATTGTAATAGCAAAGACGTTTATGAAAAGCACATATTTGGAAAGAAACACAAGAAGAATATGCAGATAATTGCTAATCCCATGCAAGCAAATGTACAAAGTCAAACAAGTGTATGCAGCGAGGTAAAGAAACGGAAGCTTTCAAATGGTGGTGCACCGGTTGATTCTACGAAGATTTGCACAATTTGCAACATTGTGTGCAACAGCCAAGATGTATATAACAAACATATAGCAGGAAAAAAGCATGCGGCTCAG GTTGCATTGATGTCCAACAACGGGATTGGTCCATACATTGCTGCATTTAAGAGTCAAGGTATTGGTCCTTGGAAAAAAGCACCAAAGAAGGTCAAGGTTATGCAACCTGTATGGTGTGACACTTGCAAGGTTACTTGTAATAGCAGGGATATGTATGTTTCACACTTAGCGGGGAAGAAACATCTCAAAAACTTGGAGAAACAGTCAAAACCAGAAGCCAGTGCAAATGCCGCCAAACTGTTAATTGGCCCGCAGGAAAAGCCGAATACTGATAAAGTGAAATCGGAGGAAAAGCCGGATACCGATAAACCAAAAGCAAAGAAGGCTAAGGACTTGGATATCGAGGCAAAGAAGCTCAAGGTTGTAGAAGGTGGCACTGCTGCAGATTCTGTTAGAACGTGCACTGCTTGTAATGTTGTATGCAACAGCGAGACAGTTTTCAATGCTCACCTTATTGGCCATAAACATGCTGCTATGGTGAAGAAGCAAAATTTGGAGTCAAATGGGACAACTGCTAGCTga
- the LOC112784681 gene encoding uncharacterized protein, with protein MSEPRPVPRRESPWGITGEGHREPKAHRCNDRVEDVVQACFEGNPFKTVPGPFKLFWKCMRSKPGEEPTEPFTYLDLEPPKREEKPVKVE; from the exons atgagCGAACCGAGGCCAGTGCCGAGGAGAGAGAGTCCATGGGGAATCACCGGAGAGGGTCATCGTGAACCCAAAGCCCACCGGTGTAACGACCGTGTTGAAGATGTCGTTCAG GCTTGTTTCGAGGGAAACCCATTTAAGACAGTTCCAGGGCCTTTCAAGCTCTTCTGGAAATGCATGCGTTCTAAACCTGG TGAGGAACCAACGGAGCCATTTACCTATCTGGATTTGGAACCTCCAAAGAGAGAGGAGAAACCTGTAAAAGTTGAGTAA